The nucleotide sequence ccccttgagaaaatacctttcacagagaaataaaatagacacaattacaacacaagaatttaacgtggaaaaccccaattactggagaaaaaaaaaaccacggccgttgtcaaatgacaaccaaagaatatcactatgtgaaaattgttacaacacatagacttctttctctctaacaccggcaccccagtacacccacactctcaaagcaaatatttaactacacctcacaacactctttaatcaaagagtataaaggaaaagaaaagtcagattcaagctttaagtgtttccgactggtgcaaaaaatatggagaacttagcctcatatttatagcatAGGCCACctactccatttgctatcctaagcaatgagggactaattcaaccaaatcctaacacttTTTGTGAAGTTCTTTTTTTATTGTCACGCCtatctaatttttaaaatattctttTATAGTATTAGGACAGATTTAGAACGCCTATCATAAACCCAAATATACCAtacttattaaaaatatttatttagtaAGTAATAAAAATTCTCAACATTCTTACCACACAACACACATAAATTGCCATTAGAATCAATTACATCAAACCTACTACTCAACCTATATTTAGTATTAATTCTACTGACTAATAcaaatcaataaaaattttaactcGAGGTGGAATCAAACATATTTTTTCCAATGTTCTTAGGTCTTTTATCATGCAAAATTCGCACATAAGAATTAGTAGTAAACAGTCCATTTTTATTAAGCTTCCACACAACTGTGTTGCGTCTCTTCCTCTTGTCAACTCAGCAActtgaagaacactatgaagttGATTCAGCAATTCTAATTTCTATTGGTATAAATTTTTTTACCATTAAAAATTTTAAACCCACTCTAATCTATCTCAAAATCTACATTTTTTTATGGTAGATCtttttgtttaaaataaaaaaaagtcttTAAAATGACACACAATGCAATTAATTATCTTTTGAAAATATAATCATCCTCCCATTTTCTATCTCTATAAACAAACCATTAATTATTTTCACTTTCGTCtaatacttttttatttaaagTTGACAGATATCTTTTTAAGAGTCACTTTTAGTAAAAAATGTATGAACATATATTATCTGATTTGGATCAAAGTTATTACATGAATAAATAATCATTTTTCAAAGCAAAcaatctttttttaaaaacctCTAccgttttcttaaaaaaatttacgCACCTTTCACATTATGCGAGAAATTGAAAAAAGATATTCACTATTCTCTCCCATCATTTTATACGGGttaaaattcatttaaataaaaataagtaatattaatattattctaataattttctaaaaaaaaattatcttctaaattttcaaataaaaaaatatatacatataataatattattatgattaAGTCATTTTGACAACAAACTaagtttaataattaaaaaattgataatttagtgttttaattaaagaataaaaaagggaagaaaaataactataagaaaaaaaataattagacttagttataaaagtaattaGTTTATCTAACATTTAGTGACCGTGCTTAGAAGTTAGAACAATACGTTTTTCCTTTTATGttatgttttgaatttttaatttcaaatattgATAAGATTATCAGGATTTTGTGATGTTGTTGAAATTATTGTTActgctgtttttgaatttttgggtcagttgttttttgaatttttgctgATGATTTATTAATTTCAGGGTTTAGGTTGATTATTTGTTgctgtttttaaatttttgttgctaatttatttgatttttggcTTTGTTATGTTATTGGTGTTTTTGATTGTGTTGATGAGagctgtaattttttttttctgtggtGTTGATTTATTAATCTCAATTatgaatgattatttgatttttggcTCTATTATGCTGCTATTTttgacattgttgatgatttatTGATTTTAGTTATGGATAATAGTATTaaattattcataaaaaattaattgCTGATAATAATATATTTGTGAATAATAATTTGTTTGTCAATCCTCTTATTTCAAATGATGCTGCTAATCATAATCTTTCAAATTCTAACTATAGTCAGTCACAAGCTTCTTTAAATTTACGGAAAAAAATAGATCTAGCTTGAAAATATGTTACTTTATAAATAGTGAATGGAAAGTCACAATATCAATGTTTATTTTGTCTATAAGTTTTAAATGGAGGTAGAATTCacataatgaaaaaatatttggcaaAGAAATATCTTGCGTATTTTGATAATTGATGACAAATTTTTATGTTGgtatttaatatttagatattttatttattatttaatttttgagtttgtattttgataatATTATATAGTTGTGCTTNNNNNNNNNNNNNNNNNNNNNNNNNNNNNNNNNNNNNNNNNNNNNNNNNNNNNNNNNNNNNNNNNNNNNNNNNNNNNNNNNNNNNNNNNNNNNNNNNNNNNNNNNNNNNNNNNNNNNNNNNNNNNNNNNNNNNNNNNNNNNNNNNNNNNNNNNNNNNNNNNNNNNNNNNNNNNNNNNNNNNNNNNNNNNNNNNNNNNNNNNNNNNNNNNNNNNNNNNNNNNNNNNNNNNNNNNNNNNNNNNNNNNNNNNNNNNNNNNNNNNNNNNNNNNNNNNNNNNNNNNNNNNNNNNNNNNNNNNNNNNNNNNNNNNNNNNNNNNNNNNNNNNNNNNNNNNNNNNNNNNNNNNNNNNNNNNNNNNNNNNNNNNNNNNNNNNNNNNNNNNNNNNNNNNNNNNNNNNNNNNNNNNNNNNNNNNNNNNNNNNNNNNNNNNNNNNNNNNNNNNNNNNNNNNNNNNNNNNNNNNNNNNNNNNNNNNNNNNNNNNNNNNNNNNNNNNNNNNNNNNNNNNNNNNNNNNNNNNNNNNNNNNNNNNNNNNNNNNNNNNNNNNNNNNNNNNNNNNNNNNNNNNNNNNNNNNNNNNNNNNNNNNNNNNNNNNNNNNNNNNNNNNNNNNNNNNNNNNNNNNNNNNNNNNNNNNNNNNNNNNNNNNNNNNNNNNNNNNNNNNNNNNNNNNNNNNNNNNNNNNNNNNNNNNNNNNNNNNNNNNNNNNNNNNNNNNNNNNNNNNNNNNNNNNNNNNNNNNNNNNNNNNNNNNNNNNNNNNNNNNNNNNNNNNNNNNNNNNNNNNNNNNNNNNNNNNNNNNNNNNNNNNNNNNNNNNNNNNNNNNNNNNNNNNNNNNNNNNNNNNNNNNNNNNNNNNNNNNNNNNNNNNNNNNNNNNNNNNNNNNNNNNNNNNNNNNNNNNNNNNNNNNNNNNNNNNNNNNNNNNNNNNNNNNNNNNNNNNNNNNNNNNNNNNNNNNNNNNNNNNNNNNNNNNNNNNNNNNNNNNNNNNNNNNNNNNNNNNNNNNNNNNNNNNNNNNNNNNNNNNNNNNNNNNNNNNNNNNNNNNNNNAGAGTAATATTATAtagttaataaattttaatatttttattaatatttaattaattacaaaaattaaaaattatattttaattttaaattttaataatatataaatttggTATGAGTCTAAAGTATTAAatagaattaataaaaaaattaattttttaatatttctcTTCATatgtaatatattttaaatatatattttatacacataattaatttttctttaaatcatTTATAGAGATTAAACTCTCTGTGATTTATAGAAATTAAAagtctttaatttatttatgaaaaagtgGTGCGTCAGCAGAGTGATTGGGATGAGGTGGGGCCCAGTGGAACAAGTTAGAAGAGTTCGTTGAAATGAAACTGGAGAATGGAGATCGCAGAAGAACagattcctttctttctttctgcaGTTTCCAACAACCCAAACTGGCTTCCATCATCAATTATCTTCCTCACGATGTTGCCATCAAAATCGCTTCTCTCCTTCAGGTTCCGATTtctcaatttccttttaatttcttcacTTTCAATGTTTCCTTTTTCTGCTTCGATTTTGCTTGACCCCTTTCTCCTCTGCAAAAGGTTCGAGATTTGTGTGCCTTGAGTTGTTGTTCCACTTTCTGGAGGGAACTCTGCGTCTCCGATTCCATTTGGGAGTCTCTTGTCAGAAAAAGATGGCCTTTACTCACTTCCTTCGATTtcccttcttcatcatcatcgtcatcttcatcttcatcttccacttcctcttcctcttccgcTAATTCCCCGAATTTTAAGGTATTCCACTTATTCCCTTGTTTTACAGCTTGACCTAATTTCTTTCGTGTATCGGTAATCTGAATTGGGAATGTGATCAATCAAGTACTTGACTTTTGGTCTGTACTCGTTTAATTGGTTGCTGTTAGAAATTGATATGAATTTGTGTTATAACTTAGGTTTTCAATTGGGTTTAACAGAAGTGGAGGAAATTGTACTTAAAGAGGCATGTGGAGTTGGGAGTTAGGGCAAGGTCTGTTGAGAAGTTTGTGGAAGCTTGTTCCCGTTCTGAATCACTTGAAGTTAGGGACTATCTCAATGCTGTTGAAACCTTGATTGCCACAAGGTTTGGTTTTGAAGATGTCCAGAGGTTCCTCTTCAACCCTAAAGTCAACGTCTTGCTTAACTTGATTGGTGTCCACTATTGCCTCACATGTCTTGGGATTCAggtattcttatcttttttttttcccaacCATGTTGTGATTTGTTTTGTTTTCGGTTTCATAGCTTTTTAATTTTCCCATTTTGAAACACTTGAACCGTAGTTGCAAAATCTAGAACAGTATGGAAATGTTCATGGACGAGTTTAATTTAATGTGTAAAATTACCCAAGGAGAACACCATAGTTTTGCGGGTTTTcgggaaaaaaaaaaagccaaattAGCTCCAACTAAAGGGAACCACTGTTTAAGATCCCAGATAGTTTTGGTTCCTTTCAATTGTTAATTGCTTCATCATGGCTTAATTTGGTGTCACTTGATGACCCTTGAAGTGATCACTGTGCATAAGATGTATCAAAAATGTATTTAGCATATTGTCGATGTGCAATTCTACATGCTACCGTCAACTTGATGTTCTTTCGTTTTTTGCGCAAGGCTGCAGTTAACATGATTGCTATTAAAATGTTTGATACTTAACACTTTGGATCAAAACACCTTTTTTTGGCTGAATTTCATGTTTTTGttgtattttgaattttgaatacaTGTAATAAGAAAGTcaattgtgttttttttttccatgCTAAAACTTCTCTGTGAAATAAAAATATCTTCTGCTCAGTCTTGGACTCTTGGGTAGGGTAATACTATTGTTTTAAGCTTAATATCAATTATTTGGAACAACTTGCAAACACATGTTCAAGATTTCTTGTTcctgtttttgtttttaaaaaagataacgTGTACCATTTTTGTCATTTGTTGCTCTCTTTGCAAGTTTTCATATTCAGAGATATAGATGGGCTTTATCTTATTCTTTGACTTTTGCAGTTTTTCTTTCAGAAGTTAAGTCATGATCTGTAAAGATAGATGTATAGCTAGGCATATAACTATTATTATAACatctaaattgattttttttttaatctacaTGATTTTTTTCCTCTCATTTTATAACATCTCACATTTCAGCCTTGAACTGATAACATGCACATGAAAATTATAATGTTGGGTTAAAGTTTTGAAGGGCTATACCAGAATTTAAAATTACAAACTTGTATAAAAATCATTTCAGTGTTTGTAATTGATATCTAAGCGTGTTGATTGGCAGGGCGACGAACTCGTAGAATCGCTTCGGGCTAGTGAGATATCTGATCGGCATGTATGCATCAAGTGGTGGAAAGTTGGGAGATGGATCTATGGCTTCCGCAGGAGGGACGAGTCACATTCTCGTTGGGTTTCTTTGGCATATTTAGCAACAGAAGATGATGAACATGTTCTGGGGGTACTTCGCCGAGGTACCATTCATGAGGTTGTACGTGTTCAGATCTCTGCTGTTGGTCACACATCAACACCTTGGTCCTATAAGACTGATCAACTataagtatatatataatttatatagcTATCAGTTTTAGTATGTGTATAATGTGGTAATAATACGTGTGTATCACTATCACTACTATTATGTCattaaatacaagaaaataaGACAAGTTCAGATTACTTTTAAAATCAATCAGATTAAAAATATGCATAAATTCCATTCTTGTAAATGTAATAGATGAATTCGTGGAGGACAATTATACCATGCATTGAACTCCAATGTTGTTATTTAAGTTGTCACAATCAAGCACATAGAATGCTTTTCTTCTCCATGTTTTAATTCTTAGACCCCAGAGGAAGCTCTTTGTGATGTTGAGTCTTAGGCAGATTTCGTAGCTTTCTTTTCCTATGTACTCATAACTCCATTGGACGTTTCATTTCAATGATTTTCAAGTCATAAAGAGACCGCAACATGctttgtgtaatttttttttttttggtttacccAAATGGTATCTCCCAACCCGACAGATTAAGGACTAATCCGTTGCGGATCTAAGATctatttaagggtctgccgctggTCAATGAGTTGCTGAGTTGTTGCATGCACAAGGTGGGGTTCGaactcccgacacttgcttaagcgaacGAGTGAGCTgatcactcgaccaacccaagttggtttgcTTTGTGTAATTTTACACCTTAAAATTTTCATTCCGTTTTTAAGTCCAATTTTCATACTCTACTCTACATTGCCCCTGGTGTTATCAGAGTGCCATGCTATGAAATGAATCATGATACTTGTAAGAATGGATGCAAAATTAAAGTACACATCAAAATCATcaattattcatataaaactttTCCATGTTGATTATAACTGGTTTATTTTGTGGGTGCAGAATAATTAATTACAAACCACTTAATGCATGAATAAACCACCAAGACAACCACTACTACTACCCATATACATATAATCAAACACCATTGCCCTGAAACCAACAAACATTCACAAACACAAAAAGTCATTCACAAACTGTACTAATTACAGTACTTAACAACACACTCAGACTAACTTTGTCAACATTAATGAAACTATGATCCATTTGTCTACTTGGGAACCCTGCTGTGAAGGGTGAAAGCTGAAAGGAAGATGAGTAACACAACAACAATGCTGCCAAACAAGCCCACAGCAAGGGATCCAGCAACATGCTTACAGAAAGTGTCATATGCACTGCAAATTTTATTCCAATGGACATGGCTGTTTCCCTTTAAACCTATGTATGCAACACCTGCACCTGCTCCTGTTGCTGATGCTATTATCCCCAGTATCAGCTGCACCACACCATGACAAATAACACTCATGGGTTATTACTTATTTATCTCTTGAAATGCTAGCTAGCTTATAAGGTGAAAAtatgattattttattaattgttacCGCATCCCAGAAGAGAAAATGAAGGAGAAACTTGGTTTTCTGATGTGGTCTCTGGATCACAGAGAGTGATGCTAGCGTGGTGATGATGCTGTAAAGCCCAGAAACCGAAAATGCAACCACAAAATATCTGcataattttatatcataatatGTCAAATTTCTAATTGTAAAGCGtcaacaacaattaatatttgttaaatacataaaaagaattgaaataatAAGTAACACAATAAGGCAGGAGAGCCTCCTTACAAATAACGTACAGTAAAATATGACATGCAAATCCAAAAGCCATCATAATTACGTACATACCAGAAATCAGAGTAAAAATTAAGGGAAAACCCTCATGTATTAATTAACAGTTCAACTAAGACTAAATTTTCATTCTCCTTTCttcttgaagaaaaaaaaaatatttaattagtgtagtttctttattttttctgttttaacTTTCTTTATACTAATTTCATGTTGACTACAAAAACATAGACCAACATATATAGCAAACACTTCGTATATAGCCGCCACATATATAAGCAAAATTGTTATATGTATAAAAAAATAGCCACCAAATCAATCACGACATATTTGTGTACGAATAGATGTATTGTTTAagtgatttttaatatatattttatattttaacgtATATTAAACACGGATAATTAATTTGGTGACTGATTTTTTACGTTCATATAGTATTTTTGATATATAAAGCTTTATATATGAACTTACACAAAGGCCGGTGAGTATCTCCACTTGGCTGGTTGTGGCACAGGCCTACCTTGGAAAAGCACCAATTCGGTTTGATTACCAGTGACAAGCACCACTACTGCCACAAGTGAGGCTGCAAACAACAGAAACCTTAATATCACATCCAAATTAGACAAATCGACGCCGGCCGGAGCCGGAGTTGGAGCTGTCCTGTTCTCAGGTTCCCCTGGCTTCTCTGTAGTAGACATGTTGTCACCTTACTTAGTTTTCAATAATGGAAACTAAGGAAGGTACTTGTAGTATAGTAGCAGTGTTATTAAAAGGATAAGAATAGTTGAACAATATAGTTATGTCTAAATatgtatatatagatatatagatatatatagatGGATGGATGAACTTGAATGATGTGTGAAATAAAAACAAATGGAGGAGTTAGAGTTTTCCTCACGCTATGGTTGGTTTGAACAGTTGCTTGTTAGTTGGTATGTGTATGTATGAGGTGATTCACACATAGCTAATAGTCAATAATCTTTAcaatatatgtattttttattagtGCACTTAATCCTATAAACTTTACACGAAATATATATACATTTGAATATATTCTATAGGTGCTTAATTTCAAGATTCACATGAAATATCTCTTGGGGTTGTTTTTATTTGGATTATGAATTGATGTGTGTTTGTATTATAGGGCTAGAGGGTAGAAACTTGTGTTAAGTGTTACATCCATAGCTATCATATGAATTATGAAATGATTTCTTGTAACTCTTCCAACTCTAATTTCTGGTTAGATTGATTTGTCTTATGtggcatatatacatatatggaacaatcatttttttatttctcaCTTATCAATTATCATGATTGAATAAATTGAGAGTCAAGGTTGTGGTTGGTATAATAGATTAAATTTTTTGGATAATGTtagaaagataaaaaataattcgTTNNNNNNNNNNNNNNNNNNNNNTACTCATTAgctataataaattatttatctcTTAGAAACATAGATTTCGTAACTTTCCTTTCTTTCAAATAAATTATTTGCCcggatttaatttttattatgttcaaACTTATGAAATAAGTATCGTTTAATCTGATCATCACATGGGCTTGGACAGAGTCTGAAAAGGATTTTAAGAAAAGGATTTTTGACATACATAGGAAGATAATGGAATTTTTCAGTTTTTCATTAATTGCTTTTGGATTGTAAGGTTCTATATAATATAAGAAAGAAGACTTTCCAGTTCAAAGTCATGGGAAACAATCCAGAAGTATATAATCATAATTATGACGGCTTGATAAATGAATAAATGGATAACTACGTTTGAATAGTATTTTTacgttaaaataataattaaatattatNNNNNNNNNNNNNNNNNNNNNNNNNNNNNNNNNNNNNNNNNNNNNNNNNNNNNNNNNNNNNNNNNNNNNNNNNNNNNNNNNNNNNNNNNNNNNNNNNNNNNNNNNNNNNNNNNNNNNNNNNNNNNNNNNNNNNNNNNNNNNNNNNNNNNNNNNNNNNNNNNNNNNNNNNNNNNNNNNNNNNNNNNNNNNNNNNNNNNNNNNNNNNNNNNNNNNNNNNNNNNNNNNNNNNNNNTTAGTAGAAAAaagttaattaataatatttaaaaatataaattaaaaaaatattgttaaattattaaattaaaaaaattaaataataattaaaaatactgataaagtaataaatttttatGGTTATTGAATTTTTCTTATACTAGTATCTAGGAGTGTTGCGTATGCATTCTAAGTTCAATtgactaatttaatttgaattcaaTTTCTATATAGTATGCATTATTAAGATAAATTGCGTGTGAATGATTAATATTGATCTAGAATGTTTATCCAGCTTGATGGTGGGTCATAGTCGTCATTGAAGAAGGGCAATCCTGGCGGAGAGAAACATGGGAATGCTATATTGTTCATATTCTCATTAGTGTCTTTCACTAactattaaatattatattttactatttaatgtaatttaatcCCACTTATTTGAAATGATGTGACCCCCTACCCCTACGGAAAGAAAGGTTCTAATATATTTGTTCAATCAATCCTCTCTTTTTTCCATGAAAGGTTGAACCCAACCAAAGCTAATTATTAAGGTGAATGCGGATTGAATTGGGTTGAATATGACTAAAATTTTGATTCGATCTATATTGAAATTATCGAATCGAATTTAATATTCGTAGTTTTTAAATTTGGATTCGACCCAATTCGATTCGCACATTTACAGATCAAATCGAATATCagatatatttataaaatataaaaatatttttaaaaatttatttttattaaaaaatatcaataaaattcatcTTTTTTCCTGAACCCAACCAAAGCTAATTATTAAGGTGAATGCGGATTGAATTGGGTTGAATATGACTAAAATTTTGATTCGATCTATATTGAAATTATCGAATCGAATTTAATATTCGTAGTTTTTAAATTTGGATTATTTGGATTCCGATTCGCACATTTACAGATCAAATCGAATATCagatatatttataaaatataaaaatatttttaaaaatttatttttattaaaaaatatcaataaaattcatgttttatttttttaaatatatttatttttaaaataatataacatatataaatatactaTTTAACTAagtatataatcaatgaatataCTAATTAATCATGTAATAACTTTATGTGATTAATTAACTAGGTATATAGTCAATGAATATACTAGTTAACTAGAGTTACTAAAGAGAAGTATATAAAACGACAATAATTTGAACAAAtagatataatattttttattgataCATATCATTAAATATTCTCTTATTTTCATGgctaattctttttatttttatttattgtgaATAATTTCTTGTATGTAAATATAGcgcaaattaattttaatatggaaCTAAGGTTGGTGTTGGACGGCGTTATGGAGAGGAGGAGAGCTTTACATTCGTATGGTGTCAGTTCACATACAAATCGGACCGAGGAAATTGTCCTAGCCAAATCGGACCGTGCGAGTTGCTCAGCCTATATCCAAAACTTCGTTAACAAAGAAAATGGACCATGCGATTACCTTaaagttatataaaaaaattttgttcaCGTACAAGTCGCAGGGTCCGATTTGCTTAATGTTATTTTCGTTCCTCCTCTACATGCaaaacggaccctccgatttgctcaaaaaaatttcaaaaagtaAATCGTTGGGTCCGATTTCTTCTCACCATCTCTGAACAAAAAACCTGTCCCACATATTGGTATAGCTCATCCTCATCCCATAACCCGGCAAAGCACACCCAACtcttccataacaaaaaaaatcagcCTAAATATAGCTTACTAATTAATGTACCTCAAAATTAGTTTTCCCAATGAAATGAGCGTATGAGGAGTTTAGTTTGTGCATCATTTTCTGTGTGTAGAATTTTCCAATGAAATTCGATCAACCGTCAAGAATGAACCAGAACGTTGTAGAAAGTTAGAAACAAACATAGTTTAGCGAGTTAAATAATTATGTGAACCAGAAAATCAAGCAACGTTGACGGAGAATAATTATAGCCCAAGAGGCCATCCATTTCATGAGGATCAAGAAAGGTGTTTGTGGTTATATGATTATTAAGATAGATTTAAAAAAAGCTTATAATCTTTTGAAATGGAAATTTATCAGGGATACTTTAGTTGAAGCTAGACTACTAGAGTATCTAGTTAACCTAATCTCTTATTGCTATTCATTTGTGGAGATGAAAGTTCTGTGGAACGGTATCCCATCTAATTCTTTCATTCCTTTTAGAGGTATTCGACAGGGTAATCTTATGTCACCGTATCTCTTTGTTTTATATATAGAAAGACTGTTTCAGATTATCTCCTTTGTTGTTAATCAGAATTTTTGAGAGCCGATAGTATTAAATAGAGGTGGGCCGAAACTCTCCCATCTAGGTTTTGCTGACGATATTGTTCTATTCAAAAAAGCTTCCATGGAGTAGGTTGAGGTTGTACGGGACAATCTGAATTTGTTTTGTAAATGTTCGGGTCAAAAGGTAAATTATGCTAAATCCTGTGTTTACTTCTCTGAGATTATGTGCTTCTCTAGGAAAAAAGAACTGAGTGATGCTTTGGGAATGAAGCTAACAAACAATATGGGTAAGTACCTTGGAGTCCCTCTCTTTCATGGTCGTTCCAAGAAGGATGACTTTCAGTTCATATTAGACAGAATGGCTAATAGACTTAGTTCGTGGAAGGCTAAAAATTCTTCTCTTGCGGGCAGAGTTACTCTCACCCAATCAGCACTGGCGTCTATTCCTTCCTATGTCATGTAGACCATAAAACTTCCTCTAAGTATTTGTGATAGCATATTGATAAAATTTGCAAGATTTTTTATGGGGAAGTGTTAGCTCGGGGAGGAAACCTCACCTCATGAGCTGGGAGAAAATTTGCCTTTCTAAAAGCCAAGGCGGTTTGGGCCTCAGACCGGCTAGAGTGTTGAATAATGCGAATCTTATGAAGTTGGCCTGGAAGCTAATCCATAATAAGAATGTGCTATGGGTAAAGATAGTCCGCAGCAAGTATGGATGTGGAGATGACTCCCTGCCACTTATCACAAAACATCTATCTTCATCTAATGCTTGGAAAGGTATCTTTCATGTTTGGAAGAAGTTTGCCGATAATCTTGTTTGGAGACTTGGGTCTGGTGAAAATGTTAACTTCTAGACTGATCATTGGATGCCAGGGGTACACCACCTGATTGATTTTGCTCAGCTCGAGGTGTTTTATGATATGTTGGAGGAACGTGTGTGTGACTATGTATCAGACCGGAGGTGGGATCTCAATCGAATTGCATTAGTCCTAGGCGACGATTGGATTCCTGTTTTTAGGTCGATGAAAACACCTGAACCAGAGATGAGAGAAGATATTCTAGCCTGGCTGTTGACATCAAACGGTGCATTTTCTATCAAGTCAGCTTGCTCTCTCTACCTAAGCCCCTCAGATAACTCTA is from Arachis ipaensis cultivar K30076 chromosome B01, Araip1.1, whole genome shotgun sequence and encodes:
- the LOC107638228 gene encoding uncharacterized protein LOC107638228 isoform X1 encodes the protein MKLENGDRRRTDSFLSFCSFQQPKLASIINYLPHDVAIKIASLLQVRDLCALSCCSTFWRELCVSDSIWESLVRKRWPLLTSFDFPSSSSSSSSSSSSTSSSSSANSPNFKKWRKLYLKRHVELGVRARSVEKFVEACSRSESLEVRDYLNAVETLIATRFGFEDVQRFLFNPKVNVLLNLIGVHYCLTCLGIQQGDELVESLRASEISDRHVCIKWWKVGRWIYGFRRRDESHSRWVSLAYLATEDDEHVLGVLRRGTIHEVVRVQISAVGHTSTPWSYKTDQL
- the LOC107638228 gene encoding uncharacterized protein LOC107638228 isoform X2, with product MKLENGDRRRTDSFLSFCSFQQPKLASIINYLPHDVAIKIASLLQVRDLCALSCCSTFWRELCVSDSIWESLVRKRWPLLTSFDFPSSSSSSSSSSSSTSSSSSANSPNFKKWRKLYLKRHVELGVRARSVEKFVEACSRSESLEVRDYLNAVETLIATRFGFEDVQRFLFNPKVNVLLNLIGVHYCLTCLGIQGDELVESLRASEISDRHVCIKWWKVGRWIYGFRRRDESHSRWVSLAYLATEDDEHVLGVLRRGTIHEVVRVQISAVGHTSTPWSYKTDQL
- the LOC107638238 gene encoding CASP-like protein 1D2; its protein translation is MSTTEKPGEPENRTAPTPAPAGVDLSNLDVILRFLLFAASLVAVVVLVTGNQTELVLFQGRPVPQPAKWRYSPAFVYFVVAFSVSGLYSIITTLASLSVIQRPHQKTKFLLHFLFWDALILGIIASATGAGAGVAYIGLKGNSHVHWNKICSAYDTFCKHVAGSLAVGLFGSIVVVLLIFLSAFTLHSRVPK